One region of Thiorhodovibrio frisius genomic DNA includes:
- a CDS encoding TerD family protein, translating into MAVLLKKGGSLSLSKTEPGLTRILVGLGWQERATNGEELDLDASAFLLGGSGKVRRDEDFVFYHQLVSLCGSVTHTGDVKVGTGEGDDEAIEIELTKVPEKIERIVICVTIHDAEVQRQNFGQVSDAFIRIVNLDTDGEIARFDLSEDYSTETAMIFGEIYRQNSEWKFKAVGQGFSGGLEGLCHQFGVDVA; encoded by the coding sequence ATGGCAGTACTTCTGAAGAAAGGTGGTAGCCTTTCATTATCGAAGACTGAGCCCGGGCTTACTCGGATTCTTGTCGGGCTTGGCTGGCAGGAAAGAGCAACTAATGGAGAAGAGCTTGATCTTGACGCAAGTGCATTCCTTCTCGGGGGCAGCGGCAAGGTGCGTCGGGACGAGGACTTCGTCTTTTATCATCAACTCGTTTCGTTATGCGGCTCAGTAACGCACACTGGTGATGTCAAGGTTGGCACTGGCGAAGGCGATGATGAGGCGATTGAGATTGAACTCACAAAAGTGCCCGAAAAAATAGAGCGTATCGTCATTTGTGTAACAATTCATGATGCCGAAGTTCAACGGCAAAATTTTGGGCAGGTCTCCGATGCCTTCATTCGGATCGTCAATTTGGATACTGATGGGGAGATTGCACGGTTTGATTTGTCGGAAGATTACAGTACTGAGACGGCGATGATTTTTGGGGAGATTTATCGCCAAAATTCTGAGTGGAAATTTAAGGCCGTTGGACAGGGCTTTTCTGGGGGGCTGGAAGGGCTCTGCCATCAGTTTGGCGTCGATGTTGCATAA